GCTGGAGCCGTTTGGTGAGCGCGCCGGCATGCTCGCCACCCTCGGGCGCCAGGCAGTGCAGCGCAGCTTCTGACCGGTTTCGTCCCCAAGCCTCGTAAGTGGAGGGGACAAGGGTTCCGTCAAGGAAGGTAGCGCGATGGGCAACCGCCCGGGCCATGCGGTACTGGCATGGCTGCATACACGCATGGCAACGCTGGGCGTCCGCGCGATGGACGCCTGGACCGTCGTCCTGCGTGGCTACCGACGCCCGCTGGCCTGGCTGACGCTGCGGCTGCGCTTTGCCTTCTTCCCGCTGCTGGCGGTCGCCGCGATTGGCTGGTTGGCGTGGGACTGGACCCACGAACGTTCGCTGGATGCTGCCGAGGACGCGATCTTCGACCAGGTGCTTCAGTGGCGCCCCGTTGAGCCGACACCGTCGGGCCGGGTGGTGGTGGTCGAGATCGATGACTGCTCCATCGACTACTTCCGCAGCGTCGGTGAAGGCGGCTGGCCATGGAGCCGCGCACGCCACGCCGACCTGATCGACGGGCTCGACCGCGCCGGCGTGCGCGGGGTCGGCTTCGACGTGCTCTTCGCCGATCGCTCCGGGCAGGACCCCCAAGGTGACCTTGTGCTGGAAGAAATGGCGAAAGCCGGTGAAGGCCGGTTCCTGTTCGCCGCCTCGCGCCTGCACCGCGATTTCGACGCGCGGGCACCGCTCACCGCCGACCTCGCCCCCGCGGCGTATCCACGCACGCGCAACGCGGCCACCCCCGGGCCGACGGTCGCGCTGATGTTGCCCTATGGCGAGGCCATGGCGCGCCACAGCGCGCTGGTCAATGTCGCCCGTGCCGAGGACGGCGTGGTGCGCGACGTGCTGCTCTACCTGGAGGCGGGCGACTGGAGCATCCCCGCGCTGCCCTTGCGCCTGGCCGCCCTGGCGGATCACCCAATCGCAGCGGTTCGCCATCCGCGCAAGCCCTTGCTGCGCGTCAACTGGCGGACCCGCTCGCAACTGCCCTACGCCAGTGCGGCCGACATCATCGAACAACGCCCGATCTGCCACTCCGACGCCCACCCCATGCCATCGTTGACCGACACCGTGGCGCTGGTCGGTTACACCGCGGCGGGCATCAACGACGTCAAGCCCACCCCGGTCAACCGCGCGATGCCGGGGGTGGAAGTGCTCGCCGAGGCGACCGAGGCGCTGGTGGCCGGAAGCGCGATCCGCATGCCGCCGGGATGGGTGAAATACGTGCTCGCCGCGTTGGCGACCCTGCTGACCACGGTGGTCTTCTGGCGCGGGCAGCCGCACAAGGACGTGGATTCGGTGTTCGTGGCGATCAACGCGCTGCTGTTGCTGCTTGCCTTTGCCGGGCTGACGTTGTTCGGGTTTTTCCTCGACATCTTCGCCAGCGTGGGCTTCATCAGCCTGTGTTTCGGCGCATGCAGGATGTACTCGGGCGTGCAGCGCGGACGCGCGGACGGCAACAGCGACTACACCGCCGAGCACGATCCGGCCGCCGAGCCATGGACGGCGGTGGTGCGCCTGCGCCTGCTGCCGGATGCCAGCCTGTCGGCGCGCAGCTACAAGGTCCGGCGGCGCGAGTACCGGCGCGTGCTGCGCCGCTACGTGTATGCCGAAGAAGGCATAGTCATGATCGACGGCATCGTGGAGCGCAAGCACGTCATGACGGCCATGCTGGACGACATCGTGATGCTGCTGTGGAACGGCCGCAGCGAGATGGCGTTGCGCGACCGGGTCCGCAAGGACCTGGATGGCCTGCAGTCGGAGCTTCTGCGCTATCCCAACGCTCCGGCCGCCAGTGCGCAGCTCGCGATCAGTCTTGCGATGGCGGAAACCGGGGGCGCCAGCCCCGGGGAGCGCCGACTGAAACTGCACAGCCTGCTTGGCCAGGACTT
The genomic region above belongs to Lysobacter avium and contains:
- a CDS encoding CHASE2 domain-containing protein — protein: MGNRPGHAVLAWLHTRMATLGVRAMDAWTVVLRGYRRPLAWLTLRLRFAFFPLLAVAAIGWLAWDWTHERSLDAAEDAIFDQVLQWRPVEPTPSGRVVVVEIDDCSIDYFRSVGEGGWPWSRARHADLIDGLDRAGVRGVGFDVLFADRSGQDPQGDLVLEEMAKAGEGRFLFAASRLHRDFDARAPLTADLAPAAYPRTRNAATPGPTVALMLPYGEAMARHSALVNVARAEDGVVRDVLLYLEAGDWSIPALPLRLAALADHPIAAVRHPRKPLLRVNWRTRSQLPYASAADIIEQRPICHSDAHPMPSLTDTVALVGYTAAGINDVKPTPVNRAMPGVEVLAEATEALVAGSAIRMPPGWVKYVLAALATLLTTVVFWRGQPHKDVDSVFVAINALLLLLAFAGLTLFGFFLDIFASVGFISLCFGACRMYSGVQRGRADGNSDYTAEHDPAAEPWTAVVRLRLLPDASLSARSYKVRRREYRRVLRRYVYAEEGIVMIDGIVERKHVMTAMLDDIVMLLWNGRSEMALRDRVRKDLDGLQSELLRYPNAPAASAQLAISLAMAETGGASPGERRLKLHSLLGQDFNQLPERPLAAANTFLDTGPAPDGETK